Proteins found in one Pseudomonas mosselii genomic segment:
- the ispH gene encoding 4-hydroxy-3-methylbut-2-enyl diphosphate reductase — MQIKLANPRGFCAGVDRAIEIVNRALEVFGPPIYVRHEVVHNKFVVEDLRNRGAIFVEELDQVPDDVIVIFSAHGVSQAVRQEAAGRGLKVFDATCPLVTKVHIEVAKYSRDGRETILIGHEGHPEVEGTMGQYDASNGGAIYLVEDEDDVARLQVRNPDHLAFVTQTTLSMDDTSRVIDALRERFPNIGGPRKDDICYATQNRQDAVKQLADECDVVLVVGSPNSSNSNRLRELAERMSTPAYLIDGAEDLQRSWFDGAERIGITAGASAPEVLVRGVIDQLKAWGATGAEELDGREENITFSMPKELRVRSI, encoded by the coding sequence ATGCAAATCAAACTCGCCAACCCGCGCGGCTTCTGCGCGGGGGTCGACCGGGCGATCGAGATCGTCAACCGCGCCCTGGAAGTCTTCGGCCCGCCGATCTACGTGCGCCACGAAGTGGTGCACAACAAGTTCGTGGTCGAGGACCTGCGCAACCGTGGCGCGATCTTCGTCGAAGAGCTGGACCAGGTGCCGGACGACGTCATCGTCATCTTCAGTGCCCACGGCGTTTCCCAGGCCGTGCGCCAGGAAGCCGCCGGCCGTGGCCTGAAGGTGTTCGACGCCACCTGCCCGCTGGTGACCAAGGTGCATATCGAGGTTGCCAAGTACAGCCGCGATGGCCGTGAGACCATTCTCATCGGCCACGAGGGGCACCCGGAAGTCGAAGGCACCATGGGCCAGTACGACGCTAGCAACGGCGGTGCTATCTACCTCGTCGAGGACGAGGACGATGTCGCCAGGCTGCAGGTGCGCAACCCTGACCACCTGGCCTTCGTCACCCAGACTACCCTGTCGATGGATGACACCAGCCGGGTGATCGACGCCCTGCGCGAACGCTTCCCGAACATCGGCGGCCCGCGCAAGGACGACATCTGCTACGCCACCCAGAACCGCCAGGATGCCGTCAAGCAACTGGCCGACGAGTGCGACGTGGTATTGGTGGTCGGCAGCCCCAACAGCTCCAACTCCAACCGCCTGCGCGAGCTGGCCGAGCGCATGAGCACACCGGCCTACCTGATCGACGGCGCCGAGGACCTGCAACGCAGCTGGTTCGACGGGGCCGAGCGCATCGGCATCACCGCCGGGGCCTCGGCGCCCGAGGTGCTGGTGCGTGGCGTGATCGACCAGCTCAAGGCCTGGGGCGCGACCGGCGCCGAAGAGCTCGACGGGCGCGAGGAGAACATCACCTTCTCCATGCCCAAGGAGCTGCGGGTTCGCTCGATCTGA
- a CDS encoding type IV pilin protein translates to MQRGLGLIELLIVVALIGMLAAIAYPSYSDQLRRAARSEAVGLLQDAALRLEQHRARVGGYADNEQLSTVLPAGTRYYRLQAWRDTDRFSLRASRTPEAFMADDRCGDFLLDQAGVRDNTGAGDQACWGS, encoded by the coding sequence ATGCAGCGCGGCCTTGGCCTGATCGAATTATTGATTGTCGTGGCGCTGATCGGCATGCTGGCAGCCATTGCCTACCCCAGCTACAGCGACCAGTTGCGCCGCGCCGCACGAAGCGAAGCGGTCGGCCTGCTGCAGGACGCGGCATTGCGCCTGGAGCAGCACCGCGCACGCGTGGGCGGTTATGCCGACAACGAGCAACTGAGCACCGTGTTGCCCGCGGGCACGCGCTACTACCGCCTGCAGGCCTGGCGCGACACTGACCGTTTCAGCTTGCGCGCCAGCCGCACACCCGAAGCCTTCATGGCGGATGACCGCTGCGGCGACTTCCTGCTCGATCAGGCGGGCGTGCGCGATAACACGGGCGCGGGCGACCAGGCGTGCTGGGGAAGCTGA
- a CDS encoding GspH/FimT family pseudopilin: MMFALGVLSLLTHQGISAYSKFSDELYVGAVARELAQTLRGARNQAALRHQAVLVRPLEEDWGKGWRVVLEQDGERLQEHRLHRPLKIATTSYRVVRFSARGAPLGVGFVGTTLDICPRTTLDSRHQVVLSPSGRVSLRSDEGRRCAPD, translated from the coding sequence ATGATGTTCGCACTAGGCGTGCTGAGCCTTCTGACACACCAGGGCATATCGGCCTACAGCAAGTTCAGCGATGAGCTTTACGTCGGTGCCGTGGCCAGGGAGCTGGCGCAGACCCTGCGCGGCGCCCGCAACCAGGCAGCGCTGAGACACCAGGCCGTGCTGGTCAGGCCACTGGAGGAAGATTGGGGCAAAGGCTGGCGGGTGGTGCTGGAACAGGATGGCGAACGGTTACAGGAACATCGCCTGCACAGGCCGCTGAAGATTGCCACGACCTCGTACCGGGTCGTGAGGTTCAGCGCCCGGGGGGCGCCGCTGGGGGTGGGCTTCGTCGGCACCACGCTGGACATCTGCCCGCGCACCACCCTCGACAGCCGTCATCAGGTGGTGCTCAGCCCCAGTGGCCGGGTCAGCCTGCGCAGCGACGAGGGCCGCCGCTGTGCACCGGACTGA
- a CDS encoding type IV pilus modification PilV family protein, translating to MDVSERGMTLLEVLLAVTVLTLGLFASAALQLRGLQAVEGARREGQALQLAQGMLERVRAAEAIETGEEAAWQLRLTQVLGGAAQGRMNLAGGVLVLDVDWPGMGEGRQSLSVQGRVLP from the coding sequence ATGGACGTGAGTGAAAGGGGCATGACGCTGCTGGAGGTGCTACTGGCCGTCACGGTGCTGACACTGGGGCTGTTTGCATCGGCGGCCTTGCAGTTGCGCGGGCTGCAGGCGGTCGAGGGGGCGCGGCGGGAAGGGCAGGCGTTACAACTGGCCCAGGGCATGTTGGAGCGCGTGAGGGCAGCGGAGGCGATCGAGACGGGCGAGGAAGCGGCCTGGCAGTTGCGTCTGACCCAGGTGCTCGGTGGTGCGGCGCAGGGGCGCATGAACCTGGCCGGGGGCGTGCTGGTGCTGGACGTCGATTGGCCGGGCATGGGCGAGGGGCGGCAGTCGCTGAGCGTGCAGGGCAGGGTGCTGCCATGA
- the ileS gene encoding isoleucine--tRNA ligase: MTDYKATLNLPDTAFPMKAGLPQREPQILQRWDSIGLYGKLREIGKDRPKFVLHDGPPYANGKIHIGHALNKILKDMIVRSKTLSGFDAPYVPGWDCHGLPIEHKVEVTHGKHLTADRTRELCREYAAEQIEGQKTEFIRLGVLGDWDNPYKTMNFANEAGEIRALAEMVKQGFVFKGLKPVNWCFDCGSALAEAEVEYADKKSQTIDVAFPVVDADKLAAAFGLGALAKPAAIVIWTTTPWTIPANQALNIHPDFKYALVDTGERLLVLAEELVESCLKRYNLEGSIIATAPGSALELINFRHPFYDRLSPIYLADYVELGAGTGVVHSSPAYGEDDFVTCKRYGMVNDDILTPVQSNGVYVESLPFFGGQFIWKANPAIVEKLSEVGALMHTETISHSYMHCWRHKTPLIYRATAQWFVGMDKQPSTGEPLRERALKAIEETKFVPAWGQARLHSMIANRPDWCISRQRNWGVPIPFFLDKQTGELHPRTVELMEEVAKRVEQEGIEAWFKLDAAELLGDEAGQYDKITDTLDVWFDSGTTHWHVLRGSHDIGHATGPRADLYLEGSDQHRGWFHSSLLTGCAIDGHAPYRELLTHGFTVDENGRKMSKSLGNTIEPQKVNDTLGADILRLWVSATDYSGEMAVSELILQRSADAYRRIRNTARFLLSNLSGFDPARDLLPAEDMLALDRWAVDRTLLLQRELEEHYSEYRFWNVYSKIHNFCVQELGGFYLDIIKDRQYTTGANSVARRSCQTALYHISEALVRWIAPILAFTADEIWQYLPGERNESVMLNTWYQGLAELPADAELDRAYWDRVMAVKAAVNKELENQRTAKVIGGNLQAEVTLFAEEGLTADLNKLGDELRFVLITSAASVVPFVQAPADAVTTEVEGLKLKVVKSGHAKCGRCWHFRADVGSHPEHPEICARCVDNLSGSGEVRHYA, translated from the coding sequence ATGACCGACTACAAAGCCACGCTTAACCTTCCGGACACCGCCTTCCCCATGAAGGCCGGCCTGCCTCAGCGCGAACCGCAGATCCTGCAGCGCTGGGACAGTATTGGCCTGTACGGTAAGCTGCGCGAGATTGGCAAGGATCGTCCGAAGTTCGTCCTGCACGACGGCCCGCCCTATGCCAACGGCAAGATCCACATCGGTCATGCGCTGAACAAGATTCTTAAGGACATGATTGTCCGCTCCAAGACCCTGTCCGGTTTCGACGCGCCGTATGTGCCGGGCTGGGACTGCCACGGCCTGCCGATCGAGCACAAGGTCGAGGTCACCCACGGCAAGCACCTGACTGCCGACCGTACCCGCGAGCTGTGCCGCGAGTACGCCGCCGAGCAGATCGAAGGGCAGAAGACCGAGTTCATCCGCCTGGGCGTGCTGGGCGACTGGGACAACCCGTACAAGACCATGAACTTCGCCAACGAGGCCGGTGAGATCCGCGCCCTGGCCGAGATGGTCAAGCAGGGCTTCGTGTTCAAGGGCCTCAAGCCTGTGAACTGGTGCTTCGATTGCGGCTCCGCCCTGGCTGAAGCCGAGGTCGAGTACGCCGACAAGAAATCCCAGACCATCGACGTCGCCTTCCCGGTGGTCGATGCCGACAAGCTGGCCGCCGCCTTTGGCCTGGGCGCGCTGGCCAAGCCCGCCGCCATCGTGATCTGGACCACCACCCCGTGGACCATCCCGGCCAACCAAGCGCTGAACATCCACCCGGACTTCAAGTACGCCCTGGTCGATACCGGCGAGCGCCTGCTGGTGCTGGCCGAAGAGCTGGTCGAGTCGTGCCTCAAGCGCTACAACCTGGAAGGCTCGATCATCGCCACCGCTCCAGGCTCGGCCCTGGAACTGATCAACTTCCGCCACCCGTTCTACGACCGCCTGTCGCCGATCTACCTGGCCGACTACGTCGAGCTGGGCGCCGGTACCGGCGTGGTGCACTCCTCGCCAGCCTACGGTGAAGACGACTTCGTCACCTGCAAGCGCTATGGCATGGTCAACGACGACATCCTCACCCCGGTGCAGAGCAACGGCGTGTATGTCGAGTCGCTGCCGTTCTTCGGCGGCCAGTTCATCTGGAAGGCCAACCCGGCCATCGTTGAAAAGCTCAGTGAAGTCGGTGCGCTGATGCACACCGAGACCATCAGCCACAGCTACATGCACTGCTGGCGCCACAAGACCCCGCTGATCTACCGCGCCACCGCGCAGTGGTTCGTCGGCATGGACAAGCAACCGAGCACTGGCGAGCCGCTGCGTGAGCGCGCGCTCAAGGCCATCGAAGAGACCAAGTTCGTTCCGGCCTGGGGCCAGGCGCGCCTGCACTCGATGATCGCCAACCGCCCGGACTGGTGCATCTCGCGTCAGCGCAACTGGGGCGTGCCGATCCCGTTCTTCCTCGACAAGCAGACCGGCGAGCTGCACCCGCGCACCGTCGAGCTGATGGAAGAAGTCGCCAAGCGCGTCGAGCAGGAAGGCATCGAGGCCTGGTTCAAGCTGGACGCTGCCGAGCTGCTCGGTGACGAGGCCGGCCAGTACGACAAGATCACCGACACCCTCGATGTGTGGTTCGATTCTGGCACCACCCACTGGCACGTGCTGCGCGGCTCCCACGACATCGGCCACGCCACTGGCCCGCGCGCCGACCTGTACCTGGAAGGCTCCGACCAGCACCGCGGCTGGTTCCACTCCTCGTTGCTGACCGGTTGCGCCATCGACGGCCACGCGCCGTACCGCGAGCTGCTGACCCACGGCTTCACCGTGGACGAGAACGGCCGCAAGATGTCCAAGTCGCTGGGCAACACCATCGAGCCGCAGAAGGTCAACGACACCCTGGGTGCCGACATCCTGCGCCTGTGGGTCTCGGCCACCGACTACTCCGGCGAGATGGCGGTTTCCGAGCTGATCCTGCAGCGCAGCGCCGATGCCTATCGCCGCATCCGCAACACCGCGCGCTTCCTGCTTTCCAACCTGTCCGGCTTCGACCCGGCCCGTGACCTGCTGCCGGCCGAAGACATGCTGGCCCTGGACCGTTGGGCGGTCGACCGCACCCTGCTGCTGCAGCGCGAGCTGGAAGAGCACTACAGCGAGTACCGCTTCTGGAACGTCTACTCGAAGATCCACAACTTCTGCGTGCAGGAGCTGGGCGGCTTCTACCTCGACATCATCAAGGACCGCCAGTACACCACCGGCGCCAACAGTGTTGCCCGCCGCTCGTGCCAGACCGCGCTGTACCACATCAGCGAGGCGCTGGTGCGCTGGATCGCGCCGATCCTGGCGTTCACCGCCGACGAGATCTGGCAGTACCTGCCGGGCGAGCGCAACGAGTCGGTGATGCTCAACACCTGGTACCAGGGCCTGGCCGAGCTGCCGGCCGACGCCGAGCTGGACCGTGCCTACTGGGATCGCGTGATGGCCGTTAAAGCCGCGGTCAACAAGGAGCTGGAAAACCAGCGTACCGCCAAGGTCATCGGCGGCAACCTGCAGGCCGAAGTCACCCTGTTCGCCGAAGAGGGCCTGACCGCCGACCTGAACAAGCTCGGCGACGAGCTGCGCTTCGTGCTGATCACCTCGGCCGCCAGCGTGGTGCCGTTCGTCCAGGCGCCGGCCGATGCCGTGACAACCGAAGTCGAAGGACTCAAGCTGAAAGTGGTCAAGTCCGGCCATGCCAAGTGCGGCCGTTGCTGGCACTTCCGCGCCGATGTGGGCAGCCACCCGGAGCATCCGGAGATCTGCGCCCGTTGCGTCGACAACCTGAGCGGTTCGGGTGAGGTGCGCCACTATGCCTAA
- the ribF gene encoding bifunctional riboflavin kinase/FAD synthetase, protein MQLVRGLHNLRPEHRGCVATIGNFDGVHRGHQAILARLRERGQALGLPTCVVIFEPQPREYFAPQSAPARLARLRDKVELLAGEGIDRVLCLSFNQRLSQLSAEQFVKAVLVDGLGVRHLEVGDDFRFGCDRAGDFAFLTEAGKRHGFTVEAANTVIQDGLRVSSTEVRKALAEGDFELAEHLLGRPYRITGRVLHGQKLARQLGTPTANIQLKRRRVPLSGVYLASIEIDGKAWPGVGNIGVRPTVAGDGRPHLEIHLLDYAGDLYGRRLTVEFHHKLREEQRFASLEALKSAIDADIAAARAHWHAQPLTKSLK, encoded by the coding sequence ATGCAGCTGGTTCGAGGTCTTCACAACCTGCGCCCCGAGCACCGGGGCTGTGTCGCCACCATTGGCAACTTCGACGGGGTCCACCGCGGCCACCAGGCGATCCTCGCACGCCTGCGCGAACGCGGCCAGGCGCTGGGCCTGCCCACCTGCGTGGTGATCTTCGAGCCGCAGCCGCGCGAGTACTTCGCCCCGCAGAGCGCTCCGGCGCGCCTGGCCCGCCTGCGCGACAAGGTCGAGCTGCTGGCCGGCGAGGGCATCGACCGGGTCCTGTGCCTGTCGTTCAACCAGCGCCTGAGCCAGCTCAGCGCCGAGCAGTTCGTCAAGGCGGTGCTGGTCGATGGCCTGGGCGTGCGCCATCTCGAAGTGGGTGACGACTTCCGCTTCGGCTGCGACCGCGCCGGCGACTTCGCCTTCCTCACCGAGGCCGGCAAACGCCACGGCTTCACCGTCGAGGCGGCCAACACCGTGATCCAGGACGGCCTGCGGGTCAGCAGCACCGAAGTGCGCAAGGCCCTGGCCGAAGGCGACTTCGAGCTGGCCGAGCACCTGCTGGGCCGTCCGTACCGCATCACCGGGCGCGTGCTGCATGGCCAGAAGCTGGCCCGCCAGCTCGGCACCCCCACCGCCAACATCCAGCTCAAGCGCCGTCGCGTGCCGTTGTCCGGGGTCTACCTGGCCAGCATCGAAATCGACGGCAAGGCCTGGCCGGGTGTCGGCAATATCGGAGTGCGCCCCACCGTCGCCGGTGACGGGCGTCCTCACCTGGAGATTCATCTCCTGGACTACGCCGGCGACCTGTATGGCCGGCGCCTGACGGTGGAATTCCACCACAAGCTGCGTGAAGAGCAGCGTTTCGCCTCCCTGGAGGCGCTGAAGTCGGCGATCGACGCGGACATCGCCGCCGCACGTGCCCACTGGCACGCTCAACCGCTAACGAAGAGCCTGAAATGA
- a CDS encoding PP0621 family protein — MVRLLFWIALIAAAFWLWRKFKTSQQSPAEPRLQDPLKMVRCAHCGVHLPNDRALSRGQEWYCSQQHLEQGPGQQR, encoded by the coding sequence ATGGTTCGCCTACTCTTCTGGATCGCCCTGATCGCCGCCGCGTTCTGGCTGTGGCGCAAGTTCAAGACCAGTCAGCAATCACCTGCCGAGCCGCGCCTGCAGGATCCGCTGAAGATGGTGCGCTGCGCCCATTGCGGCGTTCACCTGCCCAATGACCGGGCGTTATCGCGGGGCCAGGAGTGGTATTGCAGCCAGCAGCATCTGGAGCAAGGGCCAGGCCAGCAACGCTGA
- the murJ gene encoding murein biosynthesis integral membrane protein MurJ yields MNLLKSLAAVSSITMISRVLGFVRDTILARVFGAGIATDAFFIAFKLPNLLRRIFAEGAFSQAFVPILAEYKTQQGEEATRTFIAYVSGLLTLVLALVTVIGILAAPWVVWATAPGFVDSAQKYELTTALLRVTFPYILLISLSSLVGAILNTWNRFSVPAFTPTLLNVAMIAFAVLLTPYFDPPIMALGWGVLAGGLAQLLYQLPALRKIGMLVLPRLNLRDSGVWRVLKQMLPAILGVSVSQISLIINTIFASFLVAGSVSWMYYADRLMELPSGVLGVALGTILLPTLAKTYANKDREEYSRILDWGLRLCFLLVLPCTLALAILAEPLTVALFQYGKFTAFDAAMTQRALIAYSVGLLAIILVKVLAPGFYAQQNIRTPVKIAVFTLVCTQLFNLALVGPLAHAGLALAISLGACLNAGLLFWKLRSQQLFQPQPGWMPFLLKLVLAVTLMSGVLLLGMHYLPAWEQGNMLARFLRLGALIAAGVVTYFGCLFLCGFRPRHFARKALH; encoded by the coding sequence ATGAACCTGCTCAAATCCCTGGCCGCAGTCAGCTCCATCACCATGATTTCCCGGGTGCTCGGCTTCGTGCGCGATACCATCCTGGCACGGGTGTTCGGCGCCGGCATCGCCACCGACGCCTTCTTCATCGCCTTCAAACTGCCCAACCTGTTGCGGCGGATCTTCGCCGAGGGGGCCTTCTCCCAGGCCTTCGTGCCGATCCTGGCCGAATACAAGACCCAGCAGGGCGAGGAGGCAACCCGCACCTTCATCGCCTATGTGAGCGGCCTGCTGACCCTGGTCCTGGCCCTGGTCACGGTGATCGGCATACTTGCTGCGCCGTGGGTGGTCTGGGCCACCGCGCCGGGCTTCGTCGACAGCGCGCAAAAGTACGAGCTGACCACCGCGCTGTTGCGGGTGACGTTTCCTTATATATTGCTGATCTCGTTGTCGTCGCTGGTCGGCGCGATTCTCAATACCTGGAACCGCTTCAGTGTGCCGGCGTTCACGCCCACGCTGCTCAATGTGGCGATGATCGCCTTTGCCGTGCTGCTGACGCCGTACTTCGACCCGCCGATCATGGCCTTGGGCTGGGGCGTGCTGGCCGGTGGCCTGGCGCAGCTTTTGTACCAGCTGCCAGCGCTGAGGAAGATCGGCATGCTCGTGCTGCCACGCCTGAACCTGCGCGACAGCGGCGTGTGGCGCGTGCTCAAGCAGATGCTGCCGGCCATCCTCGGGGTGTCGGTGAGCCAGATTTCGCTGATCATCAACACCATCTTCGCCTCGTTCCTGGTGGCAGGCTCGGTGTCATGGATGTACTACGCCGACCGTCTGATGGAGCTGCCGTCCGGTGTGCTCGGCGTGGCCCTGGGCACCATCCTGCTGCCGACCCTGGCCAAGACCTATGCCAACAAGGATCGCGAGGAGTACTCGCGGATCCTCGACTGGGGCCTGCGCCTGTGCTTCCTGCTGGTGCTGCCCTGCACCCTGGCCCTGGCCATCCTTGCCGAGCCGCTGACCGTGGCGTTGTTCCAGTACGGCAAGTTCACCGCCTTCGACGCTGCCATGACCCAGCGCGCGCTCATCGCCTATTCGGTGGGCTTGCTGGCGATCATCCTGGTCAAGGTGCTGGCACCTGGCTTCTATGCGCAGCAGAATATCCGCACGCCGGTGAAGATCGCGGTCTTCACCCTGGTCTGCACCCAACTGTTCAACCTGGCCCTGGTCGGCCCGCTGGCCCATGCCGGGCTGGCCCTGGCCATCAGCCTGGGCGCGTGCCTGAACGCCGGCCTGCTGTTCTGGAAACTGCGCAGCCAGCAGCTGTTCCAGCCGCAGCCGGGCTGGATGCCGTTCCTGCTCAAGCTGGTGCTGGCCGTGACCCTGATGTCGGGCGTGCTGCTGCTGGGCATGCATTACCTGCCGGCCTGGGAGCAGGGCAACATGCTTGCGCGCTTCCTGCGTCTCGGGGCGCTGATTGCCGCGGGCGTGGTGACCTACTTCGGCTGCCTGTTCCTGTGCGGGTTCCGCCCACGGCATTTCGCCCGCAAGGCGTTGCATTGA
- the thiO gene encoding glycine oxidase ThiO, with amino-acid sequence MSKQVVIVGGGVIGLLTAFNLAADVDQVVVCDQGEVGRESSWAGGGIVSPLYPWRYSPAVTALAHWSQDFYPRLGERLFASTGVDPEVHTTGLYWLDLEDEAEALAWAAREHRPLSAMDISAAYDAVPVLGPGYRHAIYMAGVANVRNPRLVKSLKAALQALANVTLREHCQISGFVHEGGRVTGVQTEDGVIAADDVVLSAGAWSGDLLQTLGLTLPVEPVKGQMILFKCAEDFLPSMVLAKGRYAIPRRDGHVLVGSTLEHAGYDKTPTGDALASLKASAVELLPALADAEVVGHWAGLRPGSPEGIPYIGAVPGHEGLWLNCGHYRNGLVLAPASCQLFGDLLLGREPIIDPAPYAPGGRLG; translated from the coding sequence ATGAGCAAGCAAGTAGTGATTGTCGGCGGCGGTGTCATCGGCCTGCTGACCGCGTTCAACCTGGCGGCGGATGTCGATCAGGTGGTGGTGTGCGACCAGGGCGAGGTGGGTCGGGAGTCGTCCTGGGCCGGTGGCGGGATCGTCTCGCCGCTGTACCCGTGGCGCTACAGCCCGGCGGTGACCGCCCTGGCGCACTGGTCGCAGGATTTTTATCCACGGCTGGGCGAGCGTCTGTTCGCCAGCACCGGGGTCGACCCCGAGGTGCACACCACCGGCCTGTACTGGCTGGATCTGGAAGACGAAGCCGAGGCCCTGGCCTGGGCCGCTCGCGAGCATCGCCCGCTCAGTGCGATGGATATCTCGGCGGCCTATGACGCCGTGCCGGTGCTTGGTCCGGGTTACCGCCATGCCATCTACATGGCGGGCGTGGCCAACGTGCGCAACCCGCGGTTGGTGAAGTCGCTGAAGGCCGCGCTGCAGGCGCTGGCGAACGTGACCCTGCGCGAGCATTGCCAGATCAGCGGTTTCGTCCATGAAGGTGGCCGCGTTACCGGTGTGCAGACCGAGGACGGTGTGATCGCCGCCGACGATGTGGTGCTCAGCGCCGGAGCCTGGAGCGGTGACCTGCTGCAGACCCTCGGGCTGACGCTGCCGGTGGAGCCGGTGAAGGGGCAGATGATCCTGTTCAAGTGCGCCGAGGACTTCTTGCCGAGCATGGTCCTGGCCAAGGGGCGCTATGCGATCCCGCGCCGCGACGGGCATGTCCTGGTGGGCAGTACCCTGGAGCATGCCGGCTATGACAAAACCCCGACCGGTGATGCGTTGGCGAGCCTGAAGGCCTCGGCGGTGGAGTTGCTGCCGGCGTTGGCGGATGCCGAGGTGGTGGGGCATTGGGCTGGCCTGCGCCCAGGGTCGCCGGAAGGCATCCCGTACATCGGCGCGGTGCCGGGGCATGAGGGGCTATGGCTGAACTGCGGGCATTACCGCAACGGGCTGGTGCTGGCGCCGGCGTCGTGCCAGCTGTTCGGTGATTTGCTGCTGGGGCGCGAGCCGATCATCGATCCGGCGCCGTATGCGCCTGGGGGGCGGTTGGGCTGA
- the fkpB gene encoding FKBP-type peptidyl-prolyl cis-trans isomerase codes for MTETRIGQNTEVTLHFALHLENGDTVDSTFDKAPAVFKVGDGNLLPGFETALFGFKAGDQRKLTIAPENAFGQHNPQNVQVMPRSQFEGMELSEGLLVIFNDAANTELPGVVKAFDDNQVTIDFNHPLAGKTLSFEVQILDVKAV; via the coding sequence ATGACTGAGACCCGCATTGGCCAGAACACCGAAGTCACCCTGCACTTCGCGCTGCACCTGGAAAACGGCGACACCGTCGACAGCACCTTCGACAAGGCCCCGGCCGTGTTCAAGGTCGGCGACGGCAACCTGCTGCCGGGCTTCGAGACGGCCCTGTTCGGCTTCAAGGCCGGTGACCAGCGCAAGCTGACCATCGCCCCTGAGAACGCCTTCGGCCAGCACAACCCGCAGAACGTGCAGGTGATGCCGCGCTCGCAGTTCGAAGGCATGGAGCTGTCCGAAGGGCTGCTGGTGATCTTCAACGACGCCGCCAACACCGAGCTTCCAGGCGTGGTCAAGGCGTTCGACGACAACCAGGTGACCATCGATTTCAACCATCCACTGGCTGGCAAGACCCTGAGCTTCGAGGTGCAGATCCTCGACGTGAAGGCCGTGTGA
- the lspA gene encoding signal peptidase II produces MPNAPAGRFGRLAWLWLSLVVLVLDQATKLYFDNALTMYQQIVVIPDYFSWTLAYNTGAAFSFLADSSGWQRWLFALIAVVVSAVLVVWLKRLGRNETWLAVALALVLGGALGNLYDRVVLGHVVDFILVHWQNRYYFPAFNLADSAITVGAVMLALDMFKSKKSEEAVHD; encoded by the coding sequence ATGCCTAATGCTCCTGCAGGGCGCTTCGGGCGCCTTGCCTGGCTCTGGCTGAGCCTGGTGGTCCTGGTCCTTGACCAGGCCACCAAGCTGTACTTCGACAACGCGCTGACCATGTACCAGCAGATCGTGGTCATTCCCGACTACTTCAGCTGGACCCTGGCCTACAACACCGGCGCCGCGTTCAGCTTCCTGGCCGACAGCTCCGGCTGGCAGCGCTGGCTGTTCGCGCTGATTGCCGTGGTGGTCAGTGCCGTGCTGGTGGTCTGGCTCAAGCGCCTGGGGCGCAACGAGACCTGGCTGGCCGTGGCCCTGGCCCTGGTGCTGGGCGGCGCGCTGGGTAACCTGTACGACCGCGTCGTGCTGGGCCATGTGGTCGACTTCATCCTGGTGCACTGGCAGAACCGCTACTACTTCCCGGCCTTCAACCTGGCCGACAGCGCGATCACCGTGGGCGCGGTGATGCTGGCGCTGGACATGTTCAAGAGCAAGAAGTCCGAGGAAGCCGTCCATGACTGA
- a CDS encoding PilW family protein — protein MRRRQTGLGLVEALLALALGLMLLVAAGQVFVSAYQAWRLQGAAARLQDDARLALQRMAEDIRQAGMFGCLRLETEDFADPGAAQAFASPIEVTGDSLTLVGAELPGLLGSPDWTVLSDCRSWARVQPGQHVGDGELLALPVRRVTYRVRNGSLMLTSNAQHASLIDQVRALEVSRVEAGAGERLDIRLTLHDRQHGLEQHHSLSVALRNPGAGS, from the coding sequence ATGAGGCGTCGGCAGACGGGGCTGGGCCTGGTCGAGGCACTGCTGGCCCTGGCACTGGGCCTGATGCTGCTGGTGGCAGCTGGCCAGGTGTTCGTCTCGGCGTATCAGGCCTGGCGACTGCAGGGCGCGGCGGCGCGCCTGCAGGATGACGCGCGCCTGGCCTTGCAGCGAATGGCCGAGGATATCCGCCAGGCGGGGATGTTCGGTTGTCTGCGTCTTGAAACCGAGGACTTCGCCGATCCTGGCGCGGCCCAGGCCTTCGCGTCGCCCATAGAGGTCACCGGCGACAGCCTGACCCTGGTCGGCGCCGAGTTGCCCGGGTTGCTCGGCAGCCCGGACTGGACCGTGCTCAGCGACTGCCGCAGTTGGGCGCGCGTGCAGCCCGGGCAGCACGTCGGGGACGGCGAGTTGCTGGCGCTGCCGGTGCGTCGGGTAACCTACCGGGTGCGCAACGGCAGCCTGATGCTCACCAGCAATGCGCAGCATGCCAGCCTCATCGACCAGGTGCGGGCGCTGGAGGTCAGCCGTGTCGAGGCGGGAGCGGGCGAGCGGCTGGATATCCGCCTGACCTTGCATGACCGGCAGCACGGGCTTGAACAGCACCATTCACTGAGCGTGGCCTTGCGCAACCCGGGAGCCGGGTCGTGA